One genomic region from Populus nigra chromosome 8, ddPopNigr1.1, whole genome shotgun sequence encodes:
- the LOC133702423 gene encoding mitochondrial carnitine/acylcarnitine carrier-like protein → MGDVVKDLTAGTVGGAAQLIVGHPFDTIKVKLQSQPTPLPGQAPKYAGAVDAVKQTLSAEGPRGLYKGMGAPLATVAAFNAVLFTVRGQMEGLLRSQPGAPLTVNQQVVAGAGAGVAVSFLACPTELIKCRLQAQSALASSDSAVVAVKYGGPMDVTRHVLKSEGGVRGLFKGLVPTMAREIPGNAAMFGVYELLKQSFAGGEDTSRLGRGSLMVAGGLAGASFWVSVYPTDVVKSVIQVDDYKNPKFSGSIDAFRKILASEGIKGLYKGFGPAMARSVPANAACFLAYEVTRSSMG, encoded by the exons ATGGGGGACGTAGTGAAGGACTTGACTGCCGGGACAGTCGGTGGTGCAGCACAATTGATAGTCGGGCACCCCTTTGACACCATCAAGGTCAAGCTCCAAAGCCAGCCTACTCCACTCCCTGGCCAAGCTCCCAAGTATGCTGGTGCAGTGGATGCTGTCAAGCAGACTTTATCTGCTGAAGGCCCAAGGGGGTTATACAAAGGTATGGGAGCTCCACTTGCTACTGTGGCAGCCTTCAATGCTGTTCTTTTCACAGTGAGGGGACAAATGGAGGGATTGTTAAGGTCTCAACCTGGTGCCCCACTTACAGTTAACCAGCAAGTTGTTGCTGGTGCGGGTGCTGGAGTTGctgtttcttttcttgcttGTCCCACTGAATTGATCAAATGCAG GTTGCAAGCACAAAGTGCTTTGGCAAGTTCAGACTCAGCAGTGGTGGCTGTGAAGTATGGGGGGCCAATGGATGTGACCAGGCATGTTCTCAAATCAGAAGGTGGTGTGAGGGGTCTCTTCAAGGGCTTGGTTCCTACTATGGCACGTGAAATTCCTGGAAATGCTGCTATGTTTGGTGTCTATGAATTGCTGAAGCAGTCCTTTGCAGGAGGTGAGGATACTTCTCGGTTGGGAAGGGGCTCTTTGATGGTGGCCGGTGGCTTAGCTGGTGCTTCCTTTTGGGTATCTGTCTACCCCACTGATGTTGTTAAAAGCGTCATTCAAGTAGATGATTACAAAAACCCCAAGTTCTCTGGGTCTATTGATGCTTTTAGGAAGATCCTGGCTTCTGAAGGTATCAAAGGCCTGTACAAAGGTTTTGGCCCTGCCATGGCTAGAAGTGTCCCTGCAAATGCAGCATGCTTCTTGGCATATGAGGTGACAAGGTCAAGCATGGGGTGA
- the LOC133701941 gene encoding uncharacterized protein LOC133701941 has translation MEAARHSHSSMSLVPRLDHLDFVMKYLEGKQHLPKWRGKCSVGGAGRQSMPMDLAVKEAYLKGSLMDRVACLEHRLFQLCLELDSSSTSATSSRASGYASSGQGLPTFTLATSNNPNQGHKEEPLDHANRVELQAREKSQIQEQERKHSKPTKQELGKNRPNRDDKKCKSGKKKVPPKWPRLKLLGC, from the exons ATGGAAGCTGCAAGACATTCTCATTCCTCCATGTCTCTTGTTCCTAGATTGGATCATTTGGATTTCGTT atgaaatatttagaaggaaaacaacatttacCAAAATGGCGAGGGAAGTGTTCGGTTGGAGGTGCTGGGAGGCAATCCATGCCGATGGATTTGGCAGTGAAGGAGGCTTACCTTAAAGGGTCACTGATGGATCGAGTGGCATGTCTTGAACATAGGCTTTTTCAG CTTTGCTTAGAGTTGGATTCCAGCAGCACATCAGCCACTTCATCACGGGCATCTGGGTATGCATCTTCTGGGCAAGGATTGCCAACTTTCACGCTGGCAACTTCCAATAATCCAAATCAAGGACACAAAGAGGAGCCCCTAGACCATGCTAACAGGGTTGAACTTCAG GCTCGGGAGAAGTCTCAGATACAAGAACAAGAGAGGAAGCATTCGAAACCTACGAAGCAAGAACTTGGGAAGAATAGGCCTAACAGAGATGATAAGAAATGCAAAAGTGGGAAGAAGAAAGTGCCTCCCAAATGGCCTCGCTTGAAACTCTTAGGGTGTTAA
- the LOC133702335 gene encoding abscisic acid receptor PYR1-like has translation MSQKSKDMTDPEQQESIASTTHHITIPSGLTQSESEELAPFITEFHTYRISAGQCSSLLAQIISAPNDTVWSIVRRFDKPQTYKHFIKSCSVGPGFTMTVGSTRDVNVISGLPAATSTERLDILDDEQQVTGFSITGGEHRLRNYRSVTTVHGFEREGKIWTVVLESYVVDVPEGNTEEDARLFADTVVKLNLQKLASVAESLVRDGDGK, from the coding sequence AtgtctcaaaaatcaaaagacatgACAGACCCAGAACAACAAGAATCAATAGCCTCCACTACCCACCACATCACCATCCCATCAGGTTTAACTCAGTCCGAATCCGAAGAGTTAGCCCCTTTCATAACTGAGTTCCACACCTACAGAATCAGCGCAGGTCAATGCTCCTCTCTTCTAGCCCAAATCATAAGCGCTCCTAACGACACCGTCTGGTCTATTGTCCGCCGTTTTGACAAGCCACAGACCTACAAGCACTTCATCAAGAGCTGCAGCGTGGGTCCAGGATTCACAATGACCGTCGGATCCACACGAGACGTGAACGTGATCTCTGGCTTGCCTGCAGCAACAAGCACGGAGAGGCTTGATATATTGGATGATGAACAGCAGGTCACGGGGTTTAGTATTACTGGGGGAGAACATAGGTTGAGGAACTACAGGTCGGTGACGACAGTGCATGGGTTCGAACGCGAAGGGAAGATCTGGACCGTTGTTTTAGAATCCTATGTCGTTGACGTTCCTGAAGGGAATACCGAAGAAGACGCACGGCTGTTTGCTGATACTGTTGTCAAGCTGAATCTCCAAAAACTTGCATCTGTTGCTGAAAGCTTGGTTCGAGACGGTGACGGTAAATAA